A genomic stretch from Shewanella woodyi ATCC 51908 includes:
- a CDS encoding pyridoxal phosphate-dependent aminotransferase, with protein MRPIIKSNKLDSVCYDIRGPVHKEARRLEDEGHRILKLNIGNPAPFGFEAPEEIVRDVILNLPSAQGYCESKGLFSARKAIVQHYQSQGIFGVDIEDVYIGNGVSELIVMAMQGLLNTDDEVLIPSPDYPLWTAAVNLSGGKAQHYRCDEEADWFPDLDDIRAKITPRTRALVLINPNNPTGAVYSRELLLEAIEICREHHLILFADEIYDKILYDEAQHVPAASLSDDILTVTFNGLSKSYRAAGFRVGWMMLSGNLKAAKSYIEGLEMLASMRLCANVPNQHAIQTALGGYQSINELVINEGRLKVQRDTCVELLNSIPGISVKCPKGAMYAFPKLDKRFNIRDDERLVLDLLKEKKILLVHGTAFNWPEPDHLRVVFLPHKEDLEKALTEFGDFMDGYRQ; from the coding sequence ATGCGTCCAATTATCAAATCAAATAAATTAGATTCAGTCTGTTATGACATCCGAGGCCCAGTGCACAAGGAAGCACGTCGCCTTGAAGATGAAGGCCACCGTATCCTAAAACTCAATATTGGTAACCCTGCACCTTTCGGTTTTGAAGCGCCAGAGGAGATTGTACGTGATGTTATCCTCAATTTACCTAGTGCTCAGGGCTATTGTGAATCAAAAGGATTATTCTCTGCCCGTAAGGCCATAGTGCAGCATTATCAATCTCAAGGTATCTTCGGAGTTGATATTGAAGATGTCTATATTGGCAATGGCGTATCTGAGCTGATTGTCATGGCGATGCAAGGGCTGCTCAATACAGACGATGAGGTACTGATCCCCTCACCCGATTACCCACTATGGACCGCAGCCGTTAATCTTTCTGGCGGTAAAGCACAACATTACCGTTGTGATGAAGAAGCCGATTGGTTTCCCGATCTAGATGATATTCGAGCTAAAATCACTCCAAGAACCCGTGCTCTTGTACTGATTAACCCCAATAACCCCACAGGAGCTGTTTACTCAAGAGAGCTGCTCCTTGAGGCGATCGAGATCTGTAGAGAGCATCACCTTATCCTATTTGCCGATGAGATCTACGACAAAATATTATATGACGAAGCACAGCATGTGCCAGCAGCCAGTCTCTCTGATGATATCTTAACGGTCACCTTTAATGGCTTATCAAAATCTTACCGCGCAGCTGGTTTTCGTGTCGGTTGGATGATGTTGTCAGGAAACCTTAAAGCGGCTAAGAGCTACATTGAAGGCTTAGAAATGTTAGCATCAATGCGTTTATGCGCTAACGTGCCAAATCAACATGCCATTCAAACTGCACTGGGTGGATATCAGAGTATCAATGAGCTAGTGATCAATGAGGGACGTTTGAAAGTCCAACGTGACACCTGTGTTGAATTGCTCAACTCTATCCCTGGGATCAGCGTTAAATGCCCTAAGGGGGCCATGTATGCGTTTCCAAAGTTAGATAAGCGCTTTAATATACGTGATGATGAACGTTTAGTTCTGGATCTACTCAAAGAGAAAAAAATACTCTTGGTTCATGGCACCGCCTTTAATTGGCCAGAACCGGATCATCTACGAGTGGTCTTCCTGCCTCATAAAGAAGATCTTGAAAAAGCACTCACCGAATTTGGTGACTTTATGGATGGTTACAGACAGTAA
- the earP gene encoding elongation factor P maturation arginine rhamnosyltransferase EarP, with amino-acid sequence MSTETDNKHWDIFCAVVDNYGDIGVTWRLAKQLAHEYELKIKLWVDDLHSFSHILPELDPSLTSQQFCGVDILRWSSPLDITFDPGSVIIEAFACELPLEVTESLIALKKDTKATPPLWLNLEYLSAEAWVDGCHALPSLQKSGLKKFFFFPGFTDKTGGLICEKSLFTEREQWQATPKNKLALFEHLGLQGIDKDDQCISVFSYETEALAALCELWQHAQKKVHLLIPKGRSLHSLSHLLPIQYELIQPGQRYEYKQLTIHILPMTDQQGFDKLLWSCDVNIVRGEDSFLRAQWAARPFIWHIYPQEDDYHLVKLEAFMQVYCDNLAPKIAEYWSALNLAFNQGAQNRVKTQWQHLDSVNRPLLQHAREWPVNALNDADLASRLVQFVKNS; translated from the coding sequence ATGAGCACTGAAACTGACAATAAACATTGGGATATCTTCTGCGCTGTCGTCGACAATTACGGTGACATTGGTGTTACCTGGCGCTTAGCTAAACAGCTGGCCCATGAATACGAGCTTAAGATAAAACTCTGGGTTGATGATCTACATAGTTTTTCCCATATTTTACCTGAACTTGATCCATCACTGACCAGCCAACAATTTTGCGGTGTTGATATACTTAGGTGGAGTTCGCCTTTAGATATCACTTTCGACCCTGGTAGTGTCATCATTGAAGCCTTTGCCTGTGAACTTCCCTTGGAGGTAACTGAGTCCTTGATAGCCCTGAAAAAGGACACTAAAGCAACACCACCGTTATGGTTAAATCTGGAATACCTCAGCGCAGAAGCTTGGGTCGATGGCTGTCATGCCCTTCCCTCATTACAAAAAAGTGGTTTGAAAAAGTTTTTCTTTTTCCCTGGCTTTACCGATAAAACAGGTGGACTTATCTGCGAAAAGTCACTGTTTACCGAGCGTGAGCAGTGGCAAGCAACACCCAAAAACAAGCTGGCGCTATTTGAGCATTTAGGACTCCAAGGTATCGATAAGGATGATCAGTGCATCAGTGTATTCAGTTATGAGACTGAAGCATTAGCAGCGCTGTGTGAGTTATGGCAACACGCGCAAAAAAAAGTGCACCTGCTTATCCCTAAAGGGCGTAGTTTACATAGCCTATCTCATCTGCTCCCTATCCAATACGAATTAATACAACCAGGACAGCGCTATGAGTACAAGCAGCTAACCATTCATATCTTACCTATGACAGACCAACAGGGGTTTGATAAGTTACTCTGGAGCTGTGATGTTAATATTGTCAGAGGCGAAGATTCATTTTTAAGGGCCCAATGGGCTGCTAGACCTTTCATTTGGCACATATATCCTCAAGAAGATGATTACCATCTCGTAAAATTAGAAGCTTTTATGCAAGTTTACTGCGATAATCTTGCTCCTAAAATTGCCGAGTACTGGTCAGCATTAAATTTAGCCTTTAACCAAGGGGCACAAAACAGGGTTAAAACCCAGTGGCAACACCTAGATTCAGTTAATAGACCGTTACTGCAACATGCACGAGAATGGCCTGTTAACGCATTAAATGACGCAGATCTTGCTTCTCGACTGGTTCAATTCGTCAAAAATAGCTAA
- the efp gene encoding elongation factor P, whose protein sequence is MKTAHEIRPGNVIMLDGSPWVVQKTETTRSGRNAAIVKMKLKNVLLDSSTETTFKGEDKMDDIILERLDCTYSYFADPMYVFMDAEYNQYDVEAGNLGDASAYIVDGMEEVCQVTFYEGKAISVELPTTIVREVTYTEPSARGDTSGKVMKPATVSGGATLSVADFVKTGDMIEIDTRTGEFKKRV, encoded by the coding sequence ATGAAAACTGCTCATGAAATCCGTCCAGGTAACGTGATCATGTTAGATGGCAGCCCATGGGTTGTACAAAAAACTGAAACAACTCGTTCTGGCCGTAACGCTGCTATTGTAAAAATGAAGCTAAAGAACGTATTACTTGATTCAAGTACTGAAACCACCTTTAAAGGTGAAGACAAGATGGATGATATCATTCTGGAACGTCTTGATTGTACTTACTCATACTTCGCTGATCCTATGTATGTATTTATGGATGCAGAGTACAACCAATACGATGTAGAAGCAGGTAACCTAGGTGATGCATCGGCATATATCGTCGACGGCATGGAAGAGGTTTGTCAGGTAACTTTCTACGAAGGTAAAGCTATCTCTGTTGAACTACCTACCACTATCGTTCGTGAAGTGACTTACACGGAGCCATCTGCTCGCGGTGATACTTCTGGTAAAGTGATGAAGCCAGCCACAGTTTCTGGTGGTGCGACTCTGAGCGTTGCAGATTTCGTTAAAACCGGTGATATGATTGAGATCGATACTCGCACCGGTGAATTCAAAAAGCGTGTTTAA
- the yfbR gene encoding 5'-deoxynucleotidase, producing the protein MSHLFAHLARMKLIQRWPLMYNVRSENVQEHSLQVAMVAHALAIISNQKFGTKLSPDRAATVAIFHDASEILTGDLPTPVKYFNKEIEAEYKKIEAIAEHRLLEMVPEEFQQEYQPLLSSEHADSEYKLLVKSADTICAFLKCLEELRAGNNEFNTARKRLIESLDKNPDPAVKYFVDCYVPSFKLSLDDINKLL; encoded by the coding sequence ATGAGTCATCTATTCGCCCATCTTGCAAGAATGAAATTAATTCAACGCTGGCCACTTATGTATAACGTTCGTAGTGAAAATGTCCAGGAGCATTCGCTACAAGTCGCTATGGTAGCCCATGCGCTAGCAATAATTAGCAATCAAAAATTTGGAACCAAGCTAAGTCCTGACAGAGCTGCAACCGTAGCAATCTTTCATGATGCCAGCGAGATTTTAACTGGTGACCTACCCACGCCGGTGAAATATTTTAATAAAGAGATTGAGGCTGAATACAAAAAGATTGAAGCAATTGCTGAGCATAGACTCCTCGAGATGGTTCCCGAAGAATTCCAGCAGGAGTACCAACCACTCCTGTCAAGCGAACATGCCGATAGCGAATATAAGTTGTTGGTAAAATCTGCCGATACTATCTGCGCCTTCCTGAAATGTCTCGAAGAACTTAGAGCAGGCAATAATGAATTTAATACTGCAAGAAAACGTTTAATTGAATCATTAGATAAGAACCCTGATCCTGCAGTTAAATATTTTGTCGACTGCTATGTGCCTAGTTTCAAACTAAGCTTAGATGATATCAATAAGTTACTTTAA
- a CDS encoding TonB-dependent receptor domain-containing protein — protein MNKKLITIAIQTAIMGGALSLAPQVYAADDTEIAKPKLEATADEQGKEPEIQEKITVTGSRLRRDSFSITTPLAVLGRDDIEDTGLGSLAEILVEELPQISEGSSNSNSQSSVQNTGLSTIDLRELGTNRTLTLIDGRRVVSNSYSGNYVSLSTIPSGMVERVEVITGGASAAYGSDAIAGVVNIITQQDKEGFSFKARGGESTEGGAKEFTLDLDYGTEFADDRGYLFFSSTYDKQYGLSYWDRDRAQQQESWRYNTAEMCNAMYSEDNTSSKGTCMRDMTQADWRNLSDSIAGGVFDEKSSYKPDSGFWYDENGLRDDWHEEKYGRDFNQFVMLKVPDEAISAAIKVDFELTDDIQSYFQVQYSENRSINQKSPESEDEFDGIVVIDPVTGESSQIGAGRIPKNNPYMPQEIYDQASSKGVKWDRGFDEVGNIINDNTRKTIRSWAGLQGTIFDGNWDWDLSVGYGKFTQEQTRYNELYIANLTHALNAEKLDDGTIQCADADARAAGCVPINLFGEGSITPEAADYIRATPTISTDVQQTTVLGYIAGDLFEMPAGPVASAFGFEYRKDEQSVDTNVPLGGVSFNYVPTFSGDVSVYEVFGEAAFPLLKDVAGAKSLTAEVSARLADYSWSGTGLIQSYKTGVTWQPVEGYAIRANWARAQRAPSITELLSPPRGDYDSFDDICEGTTLTSTDAGHDNCRLEPGIAAVIADGSEFEDDNNGYSPNVGNSELKEETADTYTLGITLAPEFAEGLRIAVDYYDITISDAISSFSNEDIIDYCYNSSLDFGDDNNFCNDIQRDAEGQITTVNQRVYNVDEIKTNGFDFAAEYRYELDKYGSLKFKADWTHVIGYEQTVQSPEGPATTNYEGDLSQDIFEDKVTASLSWYYDDAWRVRWSTRFKSAVVASRSVYDDWEKAITKNNEYCADGSDKCVLEPEALDDSFYNLPSYITHNLSVSYTLDLANDGELRFFGGVNNIFDDRGPFMAIGGRGNFDSNYGGGKGRFAYAGAEFKF, from the coding sequence ATGAATAAAAAGCTGATCACCATAGCAATACAAACCGCCATCATGGGGGGCGCATTAAGCTTAGCGCCACAAGTATATGCTGCCGATGACACAGAGATTGCAAAACCCAAACTTGAAGCCACTGCAGATGAACAGGGAAAAGAGCCAGAGATTCAAGAAAAAATTACTGTAACAGGTTCACGTCTGCGTCGAGATAGTTTTAGTATAACAACACCTCTAGCAGTGTTAGGCAGAGATGACATCGAAGATACAGGTTTAGGCTCTCTGGCAGAGATTTTAGTTGAGGAGCTTCCTCAAATATCAGAAGGTAGCAGTAACAGTAACTCACAATCCAGTGTACAAAATACCGGCCTATCTACAATTGATCTTCGTGAGCTAGGAACCAACCGGACATTAACCTTAATTGATGGACGACGAGTCGTGTCTAATAGTTACTCAGGTAACTATGTCAGCCTATCAACTATCCCTTCAGGTATGGTTGAAAGAGTCGAAGTCATTACAGGTGGCGCATCAGCAGCTTATGGCTCAGATGCTATTGCAGGTGTAGTAAATATCATCACTCAGCAAGATAAAGAGGGCTTCTCTTTTAAAGCTCGTGGCGGCGAGAGTACAGAGGGCGGTGCTAAAGAGTTCACCTTAGACTTAGATTATGGTACTGAATTTGCTGATGATCGTGGCTATCTCTTCTTTAGCTCAACTTACGATAAACAATATGGTCTATCTTATTGGGATCGTGACCGTGCGCAACAGCAAGAATCTTGGCGATACAATACGGCAGAGATGTGCAATGCCATGTACAGTGAAGATAACACCTCAAGCAAGGGAACTTGTATGAGAGACATGACACAAGCAGATTGGCGTAATCTAAGTGACTCCATTGCAGGTGGTGTGTTTGATGAAAAAAGTAGTTATAAGCCGGACTCTGGTTTTTGGTACGATGAAAACGGTCTACGAGATGACTGGCATGAAGAGAAATATGGTCGTGACTTCAATCAGTTTGTGATGTTAAAAGTCCCAGATGAAGCTATCTCGGCTGCAATTAAAGTTGACTTTGAGCTAACTGACGACATCCAAAGCTATTTTCAAGTTCAGTACAGTGAAAACCGCTCTATTAACCAAAAATCACCTGAAAGCGAAGATGAGTTCGATGGCATCGTTGTTATTGACCCTGTAACAGGGGAAAGCAGCCAGATTGGAGCTGGACGAATCCCGAAAAATAACCCTTATATGCCACAAGAGATCTACGATCAAGCTAGCAGTAAGGGCGTAAAGTGGGATAGAGGTTTCGATGAAGTTGGCAATATCATCAATGATAATACCCGTAAAACCATTCGTTCATGGGCTGGGCTTCAAGGTACAATATTTGATGGAAACTGGGACTGGGACCTATCAGTTGGCTATGGTAAATTTACCCAAGAGCAGACCCGTTATAATGAGCTATACATAGCAAATCTTACTCATGCTTTAAACGCAGAAAAGCTCGATGACGGCACAATACAGTGCGCTGATGCCGATGCTCGTGCTGCAGGTTGTGTGCCTATTAATCTGTTTGGCGAAGGTTCTATCACACCCGAAGCAGCCGATTATATACGCGCAACCCCCACCATTTCGACAGATGTACAACAAACAACTGTACTTGGTTATATTGCTGGTGACCTTTTTGAGATGCCAGCAGGGCCAGTTGCTTCAGCTTTCGGTTTTGAATATCGCAAAGATGAACAAAGTGTGGATACGAATGTGCCATTAGGTGGCGTTTCATTCAACTATGTACCGACTTTCTCTGGCGATGTCAGCGTTTATGAGGTGTTTGGTGAAGCAGCCTTTCCACTACTTAAAGATGTAGCAGGAGCTAAGAGCCTGACAGCAGAAGTATCGGCACGTCTAGCCGATTATAGCTGGTCTGGTACGGGACTAATTCAGAGCTATAAAACAGGGGTGACTTGGCAACCAGTCGAAGGTTATGCAATACGTGCTAACTGGGCAAGAGCTCAGCGCGCACCAAGTATTACTGAACTACTATCACCTCCGCGTGGCGACTATGATAGTTTCGATGATATCTGTGAAGGCACAACATTGACTTCTACCGATGCAGGCCATGACAACTGTCGCTTAGAGCCTGGTATAGCTGCGGTTATCGCGGATGGCAGTGAGTTCGAAGATGATAATAACGGTTACTCCCCTAATGTTGGTAACTCAGAGCTAAAAGAGGAAACAGCAGATACTTACACTCTAGGTATCACATTAGCACCTGAGTTTGCCGAGGGATTACGTATTGCAGTTGACTATTACGACATCACGATAAGCGATGCGATATCTTCTTTCTCGAATGAAGATATTATTGATTACTGCTATAACTCTTCACTTGATTTTGGTGACGATAATAATTTCTGTAATGATATTCAACGTGATGCAGAGGGGCAAATAACTACTGTTAATCAACGTGTTTATAATGTTGATGAGATCAAAACTAATGGTTTTGATTTCGCCGCAGAGTACAGGTATGAACTCGATAAATATGGCTCATTGAAGTTTAAAGCTGATTGGACACATGTCATTGGTTACGAGCAAACAGTGCAAAGCCCTGAAGGCCCAGCAACAACTAATTATGAAGGGGATCTTTCACAAGATATCTTTGAAGATAAGGTAACTGCATCACTTTCATGGTACTACGACGATGCTTGGCGAGTTCGTTGGAGCACACGCTTTAAGAGTGCTGTTGTTGCAAGCCGTTCAGTATACGATGATTGGGAGAAAGCAATCACCAAAAATAATGAATACTGTGCAGATGGAAGTGATAAGTGCGTACTGGAGCCAGAGGCATTAGATGACTCATTCTATAACTTACCTTCATACATCACCCACAATCTGTCAGTATCCTATACGTTAGATCTAGCTAATGATGGCGAGCTTCGCTTCTTCGGTGGTGTGAATAACATCTTCGATGACAGAGGTCCATTCATGGCTATTGGCGGAAGAGGTAATTTCGACAGCAACTATGGTGGTGGTAAAGGTCGCTTCGCTTATGCAGGCGCAGAGTTTAAGTTCTAA
- a CDS encoding flagellar brake domain-containing protein, with translation MEKIVIHSPTYEFSLLDHMSCNTEVNIQILEPDQVLRLHSRFIGVDPKRMIILELGGDAQWQKAQNFLFIGQEVIVRIIRSNEPKANVLAFKSKIQRVERNLGYWLLIDYPEELQKVALRHQSRLPISLSSAIVPAKDKENSQKDKPLALGALKDISIKGGAFISSGLNIILCEESYLLKVELSSQLDTELVPITIKNILPIEHDDEAFQYGFTINCSQAKAESIVHKLLMCHLLK, from the coding sequence ATGGAGAAGATTGTGATACATTCGCCAACATATGAGTTTAGTCTTTTGGACCATATGTCCTGCAACACTGAGGTGAATATCCAGATCTTGGAACCAGATCAGGTGCTTCGTCTTCACTCGCGTTTTATCGGTGTTGATCCCAAACGTATGATAATTCTTGAGTTAGGGGGCGATGCTCAATGGCAGAAGGCGCAGAATTTTCTATTTATTGGCCAGGAAGTTATTGTTCGAATTATCAGGAGTAATGAGCCTAAGGCTAATGTACTAGCCTTTAAAAGTAAGATCCAGAGGGTGGAGAGGAATCTTGGGTACTGGCTCTTAATAGATTACCCAGAAGAGCTGCAGAAAGTTGCATTGAGACATCAGTCTCGGCTTCCCATTAGCCTTAGCTCTGCAATCGTTCCTGCAAAAGATAAAGAAAACAGTCAAAAGGATAAGCCACTAGCCTTGGGGGCATTAAAGGATATCTCTATAAAAGGAGGGGCTTTTATCAGCTCAGGGCTTAATATTATTTTGTGTGAGGAGTCTTACCTGTTGAAGGTTGAATTGTCATCACAACTGGACACTGAACTTGTGCCAATTACCATTAAGAATATTTTGCCTATCGAGCATGATGATGAAGCATTTCAGTACGGTTTTACAATCAACTGCTCTCAGGCTAAAGCTGAGTCTATCGTGCATAAACTGCTTATGTGCCATCTGTTGAAGTAG
- a CDS encoding anti-phage deoxyguanosine triphosphatase, whose protein sequence is MIASPWHERRLNEDKKRRNDHRSPFQRDRARILHSAAFRRLQAKTQVLGVGMNDFYRTRLTHSLEVSQIGTGIRAQLKLKQPQHLPLFDSMSLIESLCLAHDIGHPPFGHGGEVALNYMMRNHGGFEGNGQTFRILTGLEPYTECFGMNLCRRTLLGVLKYPGLYSSLHHNSQQAEVNNIRQLKPADWPPVKGVFDDDKAILDWVLAPLIDSDRERFLQTHTAATGKHKRTRYKSLDCSIMELADDIAYAVHDLEDAIVMGIVSSFQWHSDVTETLKNSKDSWIREEFATIGDKLFSHHHHQRKDAIGTLVNGFVTAIDLKEDLAFTEPLLRFNAALDDEFDSALEVLKQFVYKFVIRKPEIQMLEYKGQQTVMELFEAFESDPERLLPTHTQERWRESHNKGLNCHRVIADYISGMTDEFAARLHQQLFSPKLGSMIELSHEL, encoded by the coding sequence ATGATCGCATCCCCATGGCATGAAAGACGTCTTAATGAAGATAAAAAAAGGCGTAATGATCATCGCAGCCCCTTTCAAAGAGATCGTGCTCGAATACTGCACTCGGCGGCGTTTAGAAGATTACAGGCTAAGACTCAGGTCTTAGGTGTCGGAATGAATGACTTCTACCGTACTCGGCTTACTCACTCCCTTGAAGTATCTCAGATTGGTACAGGTATTCGAGCTCAACTCAAATTAAAGCAACCACAACATCTACCGCTGTTTGACTCAATGAGCCTAATTGAATCCCTCTGCTTGGCACACGATATAGGCCACCCTCCCTTCGGACACGGTGGTGAGGTCGCATTAAACTATATGATGCGCAATCATGGTGGCTTCGAAGGGAACGGGCAGACCTTTAGAATACTTACCGGACTTGAGCCCTACACAGAGTGTTTTGGCATGAACCTCTGCCGTCGAACGCTGCTTGGAGTACTTAAGTACCCAGGACTCTACTCATCACTCCACCACAATAGCCAACAGGCAGAGGTTAATAACATCCGTCAACTAAAACCCGCAGACTGGCCACCAGTCAAAGGTGTTTTTGATGATGATAAAGCTATTTTGGACTGGGTACTGGCTCCCTTAATTGACTCCGACAGAGAGCGATTTTTACAAACCCATACAGCAGCAACAGGTAAGCACAAGCGTACGCGATATAAATCCTTAGATTGCTCCATTATGGAACTGGCCGACGACATCGCTTACGCAGTCCACGATCTTGAGGATGCCATTGTGATGGGAATTGTGAGCAGCTTTCAATGGCACAGCGATGTGACAGAAACCTTAAAAAATAGTAAAGATAGTTGGATACGCGAGGAGTTTGCCACCATAGGAGATAAACTTTTCTCTCACCATCATCACCAGAGAAAAGATGCCATTGGTACCTTAGTCAATGGCTTCGTTACCGCCATAGATCTTAAAGAGGATTTAGCGTTTACTGAACCTCTCTTACGTTTCAATGCCGCACTAGATGATGAGTTTGATTCTGCTTTAGAGGTATTAAAACAATTTGTCTATAAATTCGTCATCAGAAAGCCTGAAATTCAGATGTTAGAGTACAAAGGGCAACAAACAGTAATGGAGCTTTTTGAGGCATTTGAGTCGGATCCTGAACGCCTATTACCAACCCATACTCAAGAAAGGTGGCGAGAAAGCCACAACAAAGGGCTAAACTGCCATAGAGTCATTGCCGACTATATCTCAGGCATGACAGATGAGTTCGCAGCAAGACTACATCAGCAACTATTCAGTCCCAAACTTGGCTCCATGATTGAGCTCAGTCATGAACTCTAA